One window from the genome of Methyloradius palustris encodes:
- a CDS encoding PEP-CTERM sorting domain-containing protein translates to MNFVNIFKKTALVASLTMLVSFSASANTLLWNTGVTDSGKGAEGSVDQHYTLGGGAASYVGIGVNGAWLADSASNASAWITPTANANDGSLDPFTNGTYTFSQTFDLSGYDASKTSFSAMWAADNNASVYLNGSLLSSITGGTYSNFNSFSSFSANSGFVSGLNTLSFVVTNLAQNGGNPSGLRVEFSNVNVAAVPEPKTNAMLLSGLALMGLVVRRRKALES, encoded by the coding sequence ATGAATTTTGTGAATATTTTCAAGAAGACTGCGTTAGTGGCTTCATTAACGATGTTGGTGAGTTTCTCAGCATCCGCGAATACATTGCTTTGGAATACAGGCGTTACCGATAGTGGCAAAGGCGCTGAAGGTAGCGTTGATCAACACTACACTTTAGGTGGCGGTGCTGCTTCATATGTTGGAATTGGTGTTAATGGCGCATGGTTGGCTGATAGTGCTAGCAATGCTTCTGCCTGGATTACCCCAACTGCAAATGCTAATGATGGCAGTCTGGATCCATTTACTAACGGTACTTATACATTCAGCCAAACTTTTGACTTGTCTGGCTACGATGCAAGCAAGACCAGCTTTAGCGCAATGTGGGCTGCAGACAATAATGCATCTGTGTATTTGAACGGTAGTTTGCTCTCTAGCATTACAGGCGGTACTTATTCTAACTTCAATAGCTTTAGCTCTTTCTCTGCCAATAGTGGTTTTGTGAGTGGTTTGAACACCTTGAGTTTTGTGGTGACTAATTTGGCGCAAAACGGCGGCAACCCAAGTGGTTTAAGGGTTGAGTTCTCTAACGTTAATGTAGCTGCAGTGCCAGAGCCTAAAACTAATGCGATGCTGCTTTCAGGTTTAGCATTGATGGGTTTGGTAGTTAGACGTCGTAAGGCACTTGAGTCTTAA
- a CDS encoding peroxiredoxin: MVTTVPNIVFKTRVRDESVGGENPFRWQDVTTADIFKGKKIVIVALPGAFTPTCSSTHLPGFDAKYQEFIAQGIDEIYCLSVNDAFTMFQWGKNLGVKHVKMLPDGNGDFTRMMGMLVKKENLGFGDRSWRYSMLVDDQKIVKIFEEPGKADNFGADPFEVSDADTILNFIKQK; this comes from the coding sequence ATGGTCACTACAGTGCCTAATATTGTATTTAAAACACGAGTTCGCGATGAGAGCGTTGGCGGAGAAAACCCTTTCCGTTGGCAAGATGTAACAACCGCAGATATTTTCAAGGGTAAAAAAATCGTCATCGTGGCCTTGCCAGGTGCTTTCACCCCAACTTGCTCTAGCACTCACTTGCCAGGCTTTGATGCGAAGTACCAAGAGTTTATTGCTCAAGGTATTGATGAAATCTACTGTCTGAGCGTGAACGATGCATTCACCATGTTCCAATGGGGTAAGAACCTTGGCGTGAAGCATGTAAAAATGTTGCCTGATGGTAATGGCGATTTCACCCGCATGATGGGTATGTTGGTGAAGAAAGAGAATTTGGGCTTTGGTGATCGTTCATGGCGTTACTCAATGTTGGTGGATGACCAAAAAATCGTGAAGATTTTTGAAGAACCAGGTAAGGCTGATAACTTCGGTGCAGACCCATTTGAAGTGAGTGATGCTGATACCATTCTCAATTTCATTAAACAAAAGTAA
- the gorA gene encoding glutathione-disulfide reductase — protein MTTYDYDLFVIGAGSGGVRAARMAAGLGVRVAIAEDRYFGGTCVNVGCVPKKLYVYASQFSESFTGSVGFGWKGQTPDFDWPTLVANKSKEIDRLQGVYDRLLQESGVSIFNGRAELQDAHTVVVNGKSYTAERILVATGGWPYVPEVIGKEFIVTSNEIFNLPALPKRLLIVGGGYIAVEFAGIMHGLGVEVSILERGNKVLKGFDEDIRDFLIEQMTNKGIKFYFNTSVDRIKQHEGAYAVHTMDGNLIDADLVMYATGRVPNTKDIGLEALGVELDGVGAIKVNDDYQTNVASIYALGDVTNRVNLTPVATAEGMALVNKLYANKTGKVDYDNIPTAVFSQPNIATVGLTEAQAREKYPDIDIYKSVFKPMKNTLSGINERTLMKMIVVRSSDKVVGMHMVGPDAGEIIQGMAVAIRAGATKAIFDSTIGIHPTAAEEFVTMRKPVA, from the coding sequence TTGACTACCTACGACTATGACTTATTTGTAATTGGCGCTGGCTCTGGTGGCGTACGTGCGGCACGCATGGCGGCGGGTCTTGGTGTGCGCGTGGCGATTGCTGAAGATCGTTATTTTGGCGGCACTTGCGTTAACGTGGGCTGTGTACCGAAAAAGTTGTACGTGTACGCATCTCAATTCAGTGAGAGCTTTACTGGCTCGGTCGGATTTGGCTGGAAAGGCCAGACGCCTGACTTTGACTGGCCAACATTGGTCGCTAACAAATCCAAAGAAATCGACAGATTGCAGGGCGTGTATGACCGCTTGTTGCAAGAGAGTGGCGTGTCTATCTTTAATGGCAGAGCCGAATTGCAAGATGCCCATACCGTGGTGGTCAATGGTAAAAGCTACACCGCTGAGCGCATTCTGGTCGCCACAGGCGGCTGGCCTTATGTGCCAGAAGTCATCGGCAAAGAATTTATTGTGACCTCTAACGAGATATTTAATCTCCCCGCTTTGCCTAAGCGCTTACTGATTGTCGGTGGTGGTTATATTGCCGTTGAATTCGCAGGCATCATGCATGGGTTGGGCGTAGAAGTCAGCATTCTTGAACGTGGCAACAAAGTGTTAAAAGGCTTTGATGAAGACATCCGCGACTTTTTGATTGAGCAAATGACCAATAAAGGCATCAAGTTCTATTTCAATACCAGCGTAGATCGCATCAAGCAGCATGAAGGCGCTTATGCGGTGCATACCATGGATGGTAATTTGATCGATGCTGATCTGGTGATGTATGCCACTGGTCGCGTACCCAATACCAAAGACATTGGGCTTGAGGCCTTGGGTGTGGAGTTGGATGGTGTTGGCGCGATCAAGGTGAATGATGATTACCAGACCAATGTGGCTTCTATCTATGCTTTGGGGGATGTAACCAATCGTGTGAACCTCACGCCTGTTGCAACGGCTGAGGGTATGGCCTTGGTGAATAAGTTGTATGCCAACAAAACAGGCAAGGTGGATTACGACAATATTCCGACTGCCGTATTCAGTCAGCCGAATATCGCAACGGTTGGGCTTACCGAGGCGCAGGCGCGAGAAAAGTACCCAGACATTGATATTTATAAATCAGTGTTCAAGCCCATGAAAAATACATTGTCTGGCATCAATGAAAGAACCTTGATGAAGATGATTGTTGTCCGCAGCTCAGACAAAGTGGTCGGTATGCACATGGTAGGGCCAGATGCGGGTGAGATTATCCAGGGCATGGCCGTGGCGATTCGCGCGGGTGCAACCAAAGCTATTTTTGATAGCACCATCGGCATACACCCGACTGCGGCTGAAGAGTTTGTGACGATGCGCAAGCCTGTGGCCTAA
- the pqqA gene encoding pyrroloquinoline quinone precursor peptide PqqA, translating to MWTKPEVTEMRFGFEVTMYVCNR from the coding sequence ATGTGGACAAAACCAGAAGTTACAGAAATGCGTTTCGGCTTTGAAGTAACAATGTACGTTTGCAATCGTTAA
- a CDS encoding LysR family transcriptional regulator, with protein MDRFDTMLAFTRVVELASFTKAAHSLNLPKTTVSAQVVALEKRLAVKLLNRTTRHVSVTTDGAAYYERAIRLLNELDDTEASVRQFTTKPKGRLRIDLPASLGRQVVMPAIKEFFDRYPEIELEIGCSDRPVDLLQEGVDCVIRGGELLDQSMVARRIGSIRIVSCATPDYLRKAGIPQTPEDIERHSTINYMSSKTGKIYEFDYSKDGITSLVTGQRSIAINDTDASLAAGLAGVGIMQTASFLVQDLIATGKLEIVLGEYLSEDVPIFVMYPQNRHLSSKVRAFVDWVAELFANSDLLQSRTTLR; from the coding sequence ATGGATCGCTTCGATACAATGCTTGCATTCACGCGGGTAGTAGAGCTAGCCAGCTTCACTAAGGCCGCGCACTCACTCAACCTGCCTAAAACCACCGTATCGGCACAGGTCGTCGCGCTAGAAAAAAGACTGGCGGTCAAACTACTGAATCGCACTACGCGGCATGTCAGCGTGACCACTGACGGTGCGGCTTATTATGAGCGGGCGATCAGATTGCTTAATGAGCTTGATGATACCGAAGCCTCCGTACGCCAGTTCACCACAAAACCCAAAGGCAGGTTGCGCATCGATCTCCCCGCCTCGCTTGGCAGGCAAGTTGTGATGCCCGCAATTAAAGAGTTCTTTGACCGTTATCCTGAAATCGAGCTTGAGATAGGTTGCAGCGACCGCCCTGTAGATTTACTGCAAGAAGGTGTGGATTGCGTGATTCGTGGCGGCGAGTTGTTAGATCAATCCATGGTAGCGCGCCGTATAGGCTCTATTCGTATAGTGTCTTGCGCGACACCAGACTACCTGCGCAAAGCAGGTATTCCGCAAACGCCCGAGGATATTGAGCGCCACTCCACCATCAACTACATGTCATCCAAAACTGGCAAGATTTATGAATTTGATTACAGTAAAGATGGCATCACCAGCTTGGTGACAGGCCAGCGTAGCATTGCTATCAATGACACTGATGCCAGTCTTGCAGCGGGGCTTGCAGGGGTGGGTATCATGCAAACTGCTAGTTTTCTGGTACAGGATTTAATCGCTACTGGTAAATTAGAAATAGTGCTTGGTGAATATCTGTCTGAAGATGTGCCGATATTCGTGATGTATCCGCAAAACCGACATCTATCATCTAAAGTGCGCGCATTTGTGGATTGGGTGGCTGAGCTATTTGCAAATAGTGACCTGTTGCAATCAAGAACCACCCTGCGATAA
- a CDS encoding SDR family NAD(P)-dependent oxidoreductase, with amino-acid sequence MAKKLEGKVAVVTGASKGIGASIAKHYAAEGASVVVNYSSSKEGAEKVVVEIVAAGGKAVAVHANVAKQADIERLFAETLKAYGKLDILVNNAGIYEFSPLESITEEHFHKQFNLNVLGLILTTQEGVKHFGAEGGSIINLSSIVSSTFAPANAAVYSATKGAVDALTHSLSKELGPRNIRVNAINPGMVETEGVHTAGMAESDMRKFIEAQTPLGRIGQPQDIAPAAVFLASADSSWISGETLFIAGGLR; translated from the coding sequence ATGGCTAAGAAATTAGAAGGTAAAGTTGCAGTAGTCACAGGTGCATCAAAAGGTATCGGCGCTTCAATCGCCAAGCATTACGCAGCAGAAGGTGCTTCAGTTGTCGTTAACTACTCCTCAAGCAAAGAGGGCGCAGAAAAAGTCGTTGTCGAGATCGTGGCTGCAGGCGGCAAGGCAGTAGCAGTGCATGCTAACGTTGCCAAACAGGCTGACATTGAGCGCTTATTCGCTGAAACGCTAAAGGCCTACGGCAAGCTGGATATTCTGGTGAATAATGCAGGTATCTACGAATTCTCACCACTTGAAAGTATCACCGAGGAGCATTTCCACAAGCAGTTCAACCTGAATGTGCTGGGCTTGATCCTCACCACGCAAGAAGGCGTTAAGCACTTTGGCGCAGAGGGCGGAAGCATCATCAATCTCAGCTCGATTGTTTCCAGCACTTTTGCTCCAGCCAATGCGGCTGTGTACAGCGCGACTAAAGGTGCAGTCGATGCACTTACCCACTCATTATCCAAAGAACTTGGCCCACGTAATATCCGTGTGAATGCGATTAACCCAGGAATGGTAGAAACCGAAGGCGTTCACACTGCAGGCATGGCCGAGAGTGATATGCGTAAATTCATTGAGGCGCAGACTCCACTAGGCCGTATCGGTCAGCCACAAGATATCGCTCCAGCTGCGGTATTCCTGGCATCTGCTGATTCTTCATGGATCAGTGGTGAAACCTTGTTTATCGCTGGTGGCTTGCGCTAA
- a CDS encoding glutathione S-transferase family protein — protein sequence MINLYTWATPNGRKVAIMLEELGVPYAVHPVNLRKNEQFSAEFLAISPNNKIPAIVDDEAEGGPLTIFESGAILTYLAEKSGQFLAVSGHERYKALEWLHWQIGGLGPMFGQLSYFAIRAEQKCPEAIERFKQESERLLGVLERRLTATPYLAGEHYSIADMAAYPWTVSATSFMKDVLGEYLSTTPAIHDWLKRIAARPGVQRGMAVPNI from the coding sequence ATGATCAACTTATACACATGGGCTACACCCAACGGCCGCAAGGTCGCCATCATGCTGGAAGAGCTTGGTGTTCCTTATGCAGTTCATCCCGTTAATCTCCGCAAGAATGAACAGTTTTCAGCAGAGTTTCTTGCTATCTCGCCTAACAACAAAATCCCTGCGATCGTTGATGACGAAGCTGAGGGTGGCCCGCTGACAATTTTTGAAAGCGGCGCCATTCTTACTTATCTGGCCGAAAAGAGTGGTCAGTTCCTGGCAGTATCAGGCCATGAGCGCTACAAGGCGCTGGAGTGGTTGCATTGGCAGATTGGCGGTCTCGGCCCGATGTTTGGGCAGTTGAGTTATTTTGCCATTCGCGCAGAGCAAAAATGCCCCGAAGCTATTGAGCGCTTTAAACAAGAGTCCGAGCGCTTATTAGGTGTCCTGGAGCGGCGCTTGACCGCAACGCCTTATCTTGCTGGAGAGCATTATTCCATCGCGGATATGGCGGCCTATCCCTGGACAGTAAGCGCGACTAGCTTCATGAAAGATGTACTGGGTGAATATCTATCGACGACACCTGCCATCCATGACTGGCTCAAACGCATAGCAGCAAGGCCAGGTGTGCAGCGTGGCATGGCTGTACCCAACATTTAA
- a CDS encoding alpha/beta hydrolase yields MSTLNTNHHFQEASFHSEASAGDIALRVYDKRATSSATPLVLYFHGGLFNCGKMDDADAIASVLAENTVVVCVDYPLAPKLHFPTTVEVAFEALLWAGKHATKYGAQASKLIVAGDQAGGNLAAAVAMMARDRGLAGKAKLIAQVLINPMLDPNQSTLSMQLAEDCPCRKAWADYLPVSSDAMHPYAAPLLSRRLQSLASALIITADQDPLRDEAEQYAAKLITSGVPVQMRRLRAAKTSLANPACVSFQEAAGIVSQFITDFS; encoded by the coding sequence ATGAGTACCTTAAATACCAATCACCACTTTCAGGAGGCTTCGTTTCATAGCGAAGCCAGTGCTGGCGATATCGCTCTGCGAGTCTATGACAAGCGCGCCACGAGCTCTGCAACCCCGCTAGTTCTGTATTTCCATGGAGGTTTGTTTAACTGTGGAAAGATGGATGATGCCGATGCTATAGCTTCAGTGCTTGCAGAGAATACTGTGGTGGTTTGTGTAGACTATCCATTGGCCCCGAAATTACATTTCCCCACTACGGTGGAAGTGGCTTTTGAAGCTTTATTGTGGGCTGGCAAGCATGCAACTAAATATGGTGCGCAAGCCAGCAAGCTCATCGTAGCGGGGGATCAAGCAGGGGGCAATCTGGCGGCAGCCGTTGCCATGATGGCTCGTGACCGCGGTTTGGCTGGCAAAGCTAAACTGATTGCCCAGGTATTGATCAACCCTATGCTGGATCCCAATCAGTCAACACTTTCCATGCAGCTGGCTGAAGACTGCCCGTGTCGTAAAGCTTGGGCTGATTACCTGCCAGTATCAAGCGATGCGATGCATCCATATGCAGCACCGTTACTCTCTCGTCGATTACAGAGTCTAGCTTCGGCATTGATTATCACGGCAGATCAGGACCCACTGCGCGATGAGGCTGAGCAATATGCCGCCAAGCTCATTACCTCGGGTGTGCCTGTGCAAATGCGCAGATTGCGTGCAGCAAAAACTAGTCTAGCTAATCCCGCTTGTGTTTCTTTCCAAGAAGCTGCAGGCATCGTGAGCCAGTTCATTACCGATTTTTCTTAA
- a CDS encoding efflux RND transporter periplasmic adaptor subunit, with protein sequence MKTASQIFSRKFILIALGIGLIGGGVISHNSQVKAAAVAAMPPAAVTVESVIEKPVIEWDDFSGRVEAVEYVEIRPRVSGTIDVIHFSEGQLVKKGDLLFTIDPRPFQAEVARADAQKSAAAAAVELAKTELERTRHLLEDHAVAQRELDERNNTYLNANAQLKAAEAALMTAQLNLQYTAITAPVSGRVSRAEITVGNLVGVGTNTPALTTLVSVSPVYVNFELDEQTYGRYLANGAAGNTNVDHIPVSIGLTSEEGYPHQGYIKSFDNRMDTASGTIRVRAVFDNKDNSLTPGMYAKVRTGGGGMKPALLIDDKAVGTDQDKKFVMVVGADNKATYRVIVLGPMVDGMRIVRSGLEKGEQIIVDGLQRVRPNDVVAPSVVANPAEATSATERTEKTASNIQQNLKYHKKTVI encoded by the coding sequence ATGAAGACTGCATCACAGATATTCAGCCGTAAATTCATACTGATCGCACTGGGCATAGGCCTGATAGGCGGCGGTGTCATTTCACATAACAGCCAGGTCAAAGCTGCAGCAGTCGCGGCAATGCCGCCTGCAGCAGTGACGGTTGAATCCGTCATAGAGAAACCAGTGATCGAGTGGGATGATTTTTCCGGTCGTGTAGAGGCTGTGGAATATGTTGAGATTCGGCCACGTGTCTCCGGCACCATCGATGTCATTCATTTCAGCGAAGGTCAACTGGTGAAAAAGGGTGACCTGCTATTCACCATCGACCCACGTCCATTCCAGGCTGAAGTCGCGCGTGCTGATGCGCAAAAATCGGCTGCCGCAGCTGCCGTTGAGTTGGCGAAAACTGAGCTTGAACGTACCCGTCATCTACTTGAAGACCATGCGGTTGCGCAACGTGAGCTGGATGAACGCAACAATACTTACCTCAATGCCAATGCCCAGTTAAAAGCAGCCGAAGCTGCCTTGATGACGGCGCAGCTTAACCTGCAATACACCGCTATTACCGCGCCAGTCAGTGGCCGTGTATCACGTGCTGAGATTACTGTCGGCAATCTGGTAGGTGTTGGCACTAATACTCCAGCGTTGACTACATTGGTTTCTGTATCTCCTGTTTATGTCAATTTTGAACTGGATGAGCAGACCTATGGCCGTTATCTGGCAAATGGAGCGGCTGGCAATACCAATGTTGACCATATTCCAGTATCTATCGGCTTGACCAGTGAAGAGGGCTATCCGCATCAGGGTTATATCAAGTCTTTTGATAACCGCATGGACACTGCCTCTGGCACGATCCGCGTGAGAGCTGTGTTTGACAACAAGGACAACAGCCTGACACCGGGCATGTATGCCAAGGTGCGCACAGGTGGCGGCGGTATGAAGCCTGCCTTGCTGATTGATGATAAAGCCGTAGGAACTGACCAAGACAAGAAATTCGTCATGGTGGTGGGTGCTGACAACAAGGCAACCTATCGCGTGATCGTGCTTGGTCCTATGGTTGATGGCATGCGCATCGTGCGTTCAGGGCTGGAAAAAGGTGAGCAGATCATCGTCGATGGTTTACAGCGTGTAAGGCCAAATGATGTCGTAGCGCCAAGCGTGGTTGCAAATCCGGCAGAGGCAACGAGCGCAACAGAGCGCACCGAGAAGACCGCCTCGAATATCCAGCAGAACCTAAAATACCACAAGAAAACCGTGATCTGA